The DNA window ctactaaacaattcgttttttttttgcaaaatgttaCTTAGTGTTGGTTAACTCCTTTGTTTGTACTTAAACTGTATTCTTCAGGTCAGCTTAtttttagttcttttttcttgatttttacTCACGGTTTatgaactgctaaatgatacgtttttataaaaagttatatgtaaaaattttcattatcCCATATGTATAAATAGATATTTAACTTTACACTGGGAAAAACacaattacataaataactataattaGCATCTAATAATTTTACATCCAGGTTGCTGTCTATTGCCGAGGCGGGAATGCCACGGCCTTGGCTTGAAGCCGTGAGTGGTTGGACAGGACAACTGGATTATACATCTACTGTTAGCGGTTGCAACTTGCAGAAACAATATGCTATACATGTGTGATCAAATCTTTGGCAATCACGCCCTTCTCATATGGGGTCATGAAGGGACGGAATTGGGCCTGAGCCCACTCTTGGAAACCATTTTAGTGGACTAATGTGTTCAGGATGGAAACCATTTTAGTGGACTAATGTGTTCAGGATGTAGGTTGTTAACCGACACAGAAAACacggtaatagattagtatatgattaattaattataaaaattagaaaaatgaattaagcttaatttttaaagcaactttcatatagaaaattctaataaaaaatacaccatttagcagttcggaatgtatgcgcgtgaaaaacgagagaatctgaGGTTGTCATGGAGAAAGCGAACGGGGCAtaatacctatatatattttccaaaagtttatttccaaaaatatgaaaCTCCAATGGCCCAATCCTACTCGTTCGGGCGAGCCCCGCCCATGGCCTCTCAAAGCCCAGGTTCCCACTTTCCAGCCCAAATAGCCTATCACATGAGAGAAATACCAAAACCCTAATATACTCGTGTACTCTTCCCCTCtgtggcagcggcgacggcgcttgTCCATAGCAGCACCACAGCAGCGACAGAGCAGCAGGGCGTTGCAGCGAAGCGGCAGAGTTCGGCGACAGAGCAGCATGGCACGACACTCGGCCGGCGGCCCCTTGACCTATATAGCTTGATTCTCAAAGTTTGACCCAATGCAAGTTAAGTTTTTCCCAAAGCTTTCTCGAGAAATTTAACTGAATGTCACTCCATTTAGATGTCTTCAACAAACACCCTCTAGCATATTTTCGTAAAAGTATCACCCTTCGtctaacatttttaataaaatgccACCTCACCGTATTTAAAGGtgtattcttattttttttcatcaaaaaatacACGAAATGTCCAGAAATACCCTCTTCTATTCTGAATAGACGTACTGGGCCTACTGGCTGGACAGATCTAGCGTCGGCTCGTCCTCCCGTCAGGCAGCTACGCCCGACGCCGCCTTCCCCCAGTTCCCCGCCGATctgcacggtcgccgccggcttccccggccgccgctgccttctCCCTCCGCCGGAAccgtggccgccgccccctcctccgTCAGCGcccccccggccgccgccaccgcctccccctgcAGCCGCGGCCAGGCTGCGTCCTCAGGCCCGGCGGCAGGTCGCCGCGGCCACCCCCCTGCAGCCGAGCCatccccggccgccgtggaCAGCTCGCCGCctcggggcggcgccggcaatTCTCCTCCCCCCGGCAGCGGCAGTACCCGGCCGTCGTGCTGCCAGCTCTCCTCCCCCGGTAAGCCCTATTTCAATTTTAGTGctctaaattttttgattagtTAGTATACTGCTACGATTTTAGTTAGTGCATTTCCCTGAATTTAGTGTTTAGTTGCATGGTAGAAcctagaaattaatttttggagtAAGAAATGACTTTAGTTGCCGCTTATTATACTGAATTTAACGTTGATGACACAAATTCAggtataatatgatttattatatgatgatgaatgcctgggatttaattttaatgtttgcaAATCAGCTGAATGGATGCATTTTAATGTTTGCAAATAAGCTGAATAGATGCTCTGTCCACCTGGGtgctgtttggtttttttgccGGGCGTTCCTTCGGCCTGGAGGTGGACAGGCTGCCATGCTTTTAAATTGAGCAGGGGCATTTTAGCCAAtgcttatgtttttctatatgGATGCATTAgttcacaatataaaaatattatatttgatggTATCAggctaaatatatatgcagatcATACTATTTGCACtttacaatataatatttgatatataactTGGATCGAATTTAAGCCTGAATGCattttatatgataataaatttaacaattgATATAGTTGACACCGTAGCATTAGCACGGGCACATTACTAGTCTaccctatagtgcaccaactGAGGTCCTCACTCTACGTCCTTACCTCTCAGATCCAGCGGCCCATATCGGTCTATCTCAAATCAATGGCTGGGATCAACTTGCGGCGCCCTTACCCTTCACGCGCGCACACGCCTCGCCCGTCTCCCGCAGACGCCGCCTCGCACTTGCCCACAGACGtcgcgccctcgccctcgcggCCTCACCCATCGCACgcagacgccgccgcctcgccctcgcccttgTCTGTGCCGCCCCTCACTCTGTGCCGCCCCTCGCACGCAGAGTGAGTGAGTGTGTCAAAAGATAACTGTTTCTTGACTCTCACAAAAAACATTTTTGCAGTTGGTGAAAGCAATTATTTTCATAACTTTAGCACTTAGAAGTTGTAGTTTGGACAAGGACAATTTcttattatttctaaattgttcaCAGATCAATGTTACCTTGCATTTATAAGTCTTGAACAACCGGCGCCGGTGCCTCTCCGTGACCGACGCCACCGCTCCACCGCGCTCCTCGAAAATCCACCGCCTGTTGTTCGCCCTGATCGCCGACCCACCACCTCCCTCGTCACCGCCGTCTCTGCCGCCCGTTCATCGGGTCAGTCAGCTTTCAAAGGTATGTAGACGCAATCAAATTCTTCACCATTTCTACTTGAGCATGGATTATAAAGCAAGCAACTTGGATAAATTTGGTCAGTTGCtcattgtaaaatttaaaggaTGTTTGGGTGTCGGTTAAACAtgagattaatattttcatcgGGTGAACATAAATGGGAAATTACCATACCAAATTGTCAATATTAAACAGATTGCATTCAGTCCCTGCACATTGAGATTTATTCGAATCATGCAAATGTTGTagactttttatataatggAAGAGATTGTCACTTGTCGGGGTGAAGTTTGTCTGGGTTTTGATTATGTATATGGTGACAGAAGTGTTAAGCATGCCCATTTATGATATACTAAGGGATTGTGATTTTCATTGTTGCTTATTGatgataattaaaattatatagactGCTTGTTCCCTTTTAATCTTAATGGCATTATTACCAACTGAATATCAGAAGAGAGCAAGTACAGGTGGGCAtgaacaaattattattttttctttcttggcaATGGAGCTTATTTCCTGCACAACAAATAGTATATCATGTATTTGTTAGCTTGATCTAATCTAGCTTTATCTTCTAATCCTATCACCTAACCGACCGCTACGGTTCACGTGTGTACTGTTTACGCATGTACTGTTCACTCGTCAGGGGGTTGGGTCCATGGGCCTCGATCCCTCGGCCCCTATGTATGACATgacatttatgtttaatacttttatgAAGTTTTAACAATTTCTCTTAGTCGTAAGGATAAGCCAGATCAACTTATTTGAGAGTCTAAGTTCAAATCTTCATATGAACGAATTTCAGATTGGGTTTTTGAAAGGTTAAGTTCTTTACTTGGCTAAGTTCCCAATTTTTAAAATGCTGCATATATCTGATTCGGTATGGCGGCTAGGTAAAAGAATACTTATAGTTTTGACATGAATTCAGATGCTCTTCCATTATGTTTCGGAGGCTTCATAGTCTCGTAGAACAGCATAAAAAATCCCGTATTAATCTCATCCAAAATTAAGAACAATTAATTTTGCTGcaacatgcacatatatagtttcagtgttgctattttttttatcaatttatttccATTTCTAACATTCAATTAAGTTGCAACAAATCGATAAGAGTATCATTTTTGTTTAGCAATCACTAATTTCACAGCGAAGGCCTACTGCTAACATATCTTTTGAAACCTCTTAGCTATTTCTCTCAATCACAAtgctataattaattttgcatttgtgTGTAGTATCctataacaattttattaatttcgcATTTATGTGTAGTATCctataacaattttattacCTTAAGACCGCATTAATTTTCATCACTGTTCTGAACAATTTTACCACAAACACATCAATTCGAATGGCTGAGAACATCGCAATGCATTGTGCAACTTAAATTGAATTATCAAATTGGAtagattttgaagtttttaaaCGGTGCAAATCTGCCACACTGGCAATAaatttgttccttttttgGGACCATGGGGCTTTTCTTTGGAGACCATGAGTAGGGCTCTCAAAAAAAGCTCGAAGCTCGCGAGCTGCTCGAGCTTGACTTGTCTCAGACTCAATTCGAGCTCTGCTTGAGGTCATATCGAGCTGAGCCCGAGCTTTATCAATCCGAGCTCAAACTTCTCACGAGTTTAGgtatataaactatttttattttttatttgataagataATAGATTAAGTATGTAAATGATTATATGTTTAATGGTAAACTAATATGTGTTTgtgttatatattaattttaaatcttattttcattttatttaatattattgacTTAAAATTATTGCTTTTATACTATACCATATATCATAGACGAGCTTGAGTCAAGCCTATCTAAGAGCTCGAAGGTTTGGTAGGCTGATTCGAGCATGGCTCGAGCCTACGCAAGCTAGCTCACTCAAGCTCTCTTCATTAACAGCCCTAATCATGAGGCTAAAACCAACCAGTGCAGCGCGCTCGCACTATCCATGTCGCACAACGCCTATCTCATATGCTCCCTCGGTCCTCAACCTAGCATATGATTAGCAtggtttgaaattttgttttttggccTGAAACCTCAGGGTGGCAATAGGGTGATAATCgccaaaaaaaaccacaatTGATGTTAACACCTAACACACAAGTTTTTATGGTGTCGAGATCATATTTAAACCTAGAGCGATCTTGATACAATacactattcatgatttatatatactccaCATCATAAATTATAGCTTATAAAGAAATTAGTCCTAGATATTACTCTTGGAATACATATGCTACTAATTCACATCTAAACTTAATATTATTCATCTCTCATTATGGCTTGAGTGTTTTGTGTAAACCATCGTTCTCTTATTTCATTTACTCACTGTCACCCTTAAAAATTCCGAACCGAAATTTCCAAACTaaatgtgtattaaatccccaTCTAGGACCTGCTAGAGTACACAATTGACAAAGTTGACATATAGTTTCAAGTCttacaaataatttaaatagtcatgcgaaagcaacagaaaaaagaagataaacaGCTAGACTAGTCTTGATCTGTGAAGCGACAACTCCCATCCACAAGTAGTCTCGATGGTAGGGTGGAGCCTAATTCTAGGAGTTGCCTCTATCTACTCGTACTACATCTCTGGTGAtgaaaattgagcaaggctgagtactaTCCATGATACTTAGCAAATCACACCCAAGGGAAAGGTATGAATGCTATACGGTATCAACGGTGGCTAGGGTTAATTTATAAAGCGACAAATGAAAGAATAAAAGAGTTGATTAAAGTATAATGGTAAACTAAACAATATTATTCGACGCTgcccaacattacaccacgttgtataTAGGTCCAACCCATCATTTGCACTACACCAGTTCCAGATAAGTCATATTATTAAAGGTGGGACTAATTACGATGAATCTGTTAGTTTGTCCATAATTGCAGGTATGattattcaaatagttttactctgctcAGATGTACACCACTGTACCAACAAGACATGGTCCCACGACACGTTAACGTGGGCCACCATGACACATCGTTAAAGAAACATGATACAACCTATCACATAGCCCTCTCTATCCAAtcacaccacacttcaggttttgcCTTTATGTTATAG is part of the Oryza brachyantha chromosome 11, ObraRS2, whole genome shotgun sequence genome and encodes:
- the LOC121055732 gene encoding serine/arginine repetitive matrix protein 1-like; translated protein: MPISGLRRLVLPSGSYARRRLPPVPRRSARSPPASPAAAAFSLRRNRGRRPLLRQRPPGRRHRLPLQPRPGCVLRPGGRSPRPPPCSRAIPGRRGQLAASGRRRQFSSPRQRQYPAVVLPALLPRSSGPYRSISNQWLGSTCGALTLHARTRLARLPQTPPRTCPQTSRPRPRGLTHRTQTPPPRPRPCLCRPSLCAAPRTQNQCYLAFISLEQPAPVPLRDRRHRSTALLENPPPVVRPDRRPTTSLVTAVSAARSSGQSAFKGM